One Ictalurus punctatus breed USDA103 chromosome 10, Coco_2.0, whole genome shotgun sequence genomic region harbors:
- the LOC128633715 gene encoding uncharacterized protein LOC128633715, giving the protein MVYDVVYDVVYEVVYDVVYEVVYDVVYEVGYKVVYEVLYEVLYEMVYEMVYEMVYDVVYEVGYKVVYDVLYEVLYEMVYEMVYEMVYEMVYDVVYDVVYEVVYDVVYEVVYDVVYEVGYKVVYEVLYEVLYEMVYEMVYEVVYDVVYEVGYKVVYDVLYEVLYEMVYEMVYEMVYEMVYEMVYEVLYDVYEVLYEMVYEMVYEMVYEMVYEVLYDVYEVLYEMVYDVVYEVVYDVVYEVGYKVVYEVLYEVLYEMVYDVVYEMVYDVVYEMVYEMVYEMVYEMVYEVVYDVVYEVLYEMVYEVVYEMVYEMVYEMMYDVVYEVVYSNNNNNNLYFIKRL; this is encoded by the exons ATGGTGTATGATGTGGTGTATGATGTGGTGTATGAGGTGGTGTATGATGTGGTGTATGAGGTGGTGTATGATGTGGTGTATGAGGTGGGGTATAAAGTCGTCTATGAGGTGCTGTATGAGGTGCTGTATGAGATGGTGTATGAGATGGTGTATGAGATGGTGTATGATGTGGTGTATGAGGTGGGGTATAAAGTCGTCTATGATGTGCTGTATGAGGTGCTGTATGAGATGGTGTATGAGATGGTGTATGAGATGGTGTATGAGATGGTGTATGATGTGGTGTATGATGTGGTGTATGAGGTGGTGTATGATGTGGTGTATGAGGTGGTGTATGATGTGGTGTATGAGGTGGGGTATAAAGTCGTCTATGAGGTGCTGTATGAGGTGCTGTATGAGATGGTGTATGAGATGGTGTATGAGGTGGTGTATGATGTGGTGTATGAGGTGGGGTATAAAGTCGTCTATGATGTGCTGTATGAGGTGCTGTATGAGATGGTGTATGAGATGGTGTATGAGATGGTGTATGAGATGGTGTATGAGATGGTGTATGAGGTGCTGTATGATGTGTATGAGGTGCTGTATGAGATGGTGTATGAGATGGTGTATGAGATGGTGTATGAGATGGTGTATGAGGTGCTGTATGATGTGTATGAG GTGCTGTATGAGATGGTGTATGATGTGGTGTATGAGGTGGTGTATGATGTGGTGTATGAGGTGGGGTATAAAGTCGTCTATGAGGTGCTGTATGAGGTGCTGTATGAGATGGTGTATGATGTGGTGTATGAGATGGTGTATGATGTGGTGTATGAGATGGTGTATGAGATGGTGTATGAGATGGTGTATGAGATGGTGTATGAGGTGGTGTATGATGTGGTCTATGAGGTGCTGTATGAGATGGTGTATGAGGTGGTGTATGAGATGGTGTATGAGATGGTGTATGAGATGATGTATGATGTGGTCTATGAGGTTGtgtatagtaataataataataataacctttattttataaagcgtctttaa